One Paraburkholderia agricolaris genomic region harbors:
- the pheA gene encoding prephenate dehydratase — protein MDDELNTRLKPLRERIDALDAQLIALLNQRAAVALEVGEVKKHFNAPVFRPEREQQVIARLQDMSNGPLAGEHISAIWREIMAASRALEKTIKAAYLGPVGTYSEQAMHEYFGQSIEGLPCPSIDEVFRSVEAGAAEFGVVPVENSTEGAVSRTLDLLLQTQLTIGGELALPIHHNLLTLSSGLTGVKRVCAHAQALAQCQRWLATNAPHLERQAVSSNAEAARMAAEDPTVAAIAGDRAATHYGLQVAYALIQDDPHNRTRFVMIGKERTGVSGHDQTSLIVSVANEPGAVFKLLEPLARHSVSMTRFESRPARVGTWEYYFYIDVEGHRDEPAVAAALTELGQKAEFLKILGSYPRAR, from the coding sequence ATGGACGACGAACTCAATACCCGACTCAAGCCCCTTCGCGAACGCATCGATGCGCTCGACGCGCAACTGATCGCGCTCCTCAATCAGCGCGCCGCGGTGGCGCTCGAAGTGGGCGAGGTGAAGAAGCATTTCAACGCGCCGGTGTTCCGCCCCGAGCGCGAGCAGCAGGTGATCGCGCGTCTGCAGGATATGAGCAACGGCCCGCTGGCCGGCGAGCATATCAGCGCGATCTGGCGCGAGATCATGGCCGCGAGCCGCGCGCTCGAAAAGACCATCAAGGCCGCGTATCTCGGCCCGGTCGGCACGTATAGCGAACAGGCAATGCATGAGTACTTCGGTCAATCGATCGAAGGTCTGCCGTGCCCGTCGATCGACGAGGTGTTTCGCTCGGTCGAAGCCGGCGCGGCTGAATTCGGCGTCGTTCCGGTCGAGAATTCGACTGAAGGCGCGGTGTCGCGCACGCTCGATCTGCTGCTGCAAACCCAGCTCACGATTGGCGGTGAACTGGCGTTGCCGATTCATCACAACCTCCTGACCCTGAGCAGTGGTCTCACCGGTGTGAAGCGGGTGTGTGCGCACGCGCAGGCGCTCGCCCAGTGCCAGCGCTGGCTCGCGACCAACGCGCCGCATCTCGAGCGCCAGGCGGTGTCGAGCAATGCCGAAGCCGCGCGCATGGCGGCGGAAGATCCGACCGTTGCGGCTATCGCCGGCGATCGCGCCGCGACGCATTACGGGCTGCAAGTCGCCTACGCGCTGATCCAGGACGATCCGCACAATCGCACGCGGTTCGTGATGATCGGCAAGGAACGCACCGGTGTTAGCGGACACGACCAGACTTCGTTGATTGTTTCGGTGGCGAACGAGCCGGGTGCCGTGTTCAAGTTGCTGGAGCCGTTGGCGCGCCACAGCGTATCCATGACCCGTTTCGAGTCGCGCCCGGCGCGCGTCGGCACGTGGGAGTATTACTTCTATATCGACGTCGAAGGCCATCGCGACGAACCGGCGGTTGCCGCCGCGCTGACCGAACTCGGCCAGAAGGCTGAATTCCTGAAGATACTCGGCTCGTATCCGCGCGCCCGTTAA
- the cmk gene encoding (d)CMP kinase — protein sequence MKPIRPFHQTPVITIDGPSASGKGTVAALVAANLGFHLLDSGALYRLAALASMRYNIVADDVEALVKLIDDLHITFREGLAQLDGADVSADIRAEEVGSRASSIAVHAPVRTALVARQRAFRREPGLVADGRDMGTVIFQDAVLKVFMTASVEARAARRHKQLIQKGFSANIDDLLRDLRERDERDSQRAAAPLKPAADAKLLDTSALSIDQAVEQVVQWYEALVPHA from the coding sequence ATGAAACCGATCCGTCCCTTTCACCAAACGCCCGTCATTACGATCGACGGCCCCAGCGCCTCCGGCAAAGGCACCGTGGCTGCGCTGGTCGCCGCGAATCTTGGCTTCCATTTGCTGGATAGCGGCGCGCTGTACCGGCTCGCCGCGTTGGCCAGCATGCGCTACAACATCGTGGCGGATGACGTCGAGGCGCTGGTAAAACTGATCGACGATCTGCATATCACGTTCCGCGAGGGGCTGGCGCAGCTCGACGGTGCCGACGTATCCGCCGACATTCGCGCCGAGGAAGTCGGCAGCCGGGCTTCGTCGATTGCCGTGCACGCCCCCGTAAGAACCGCGCTGGTGGCCCGTCAGCGGGCTTTTCGCAGGGAGCCGGGGCTGGTCGCGGACGGCCGCGACATGGGCACTGTGATCTTTCAGGACGCCGTGCTGAAGGTGTTCATGACCGCCAGCGTCGAAGCCCGTGCGGCGCGCCGGCATAAGCAATTGATCCAAAAAGGATTTTCTGCTAATATAGATGACTTGCTCCGGGATTTGCGTGAGCGCGACGAGCGTGACAGTCAGCGCGCGGCCGCGCCGCTCAAGCCCGCAGCGGATGCAAAGCTGCTTGATACTTCGGCATTGTCGATCGACCAGGCGGTTGAACAGGTGGTGCAGTGGTATGAAGCATTGGTCCCGCATGCTTGA
- a CDS encoding LapA family protein, whose translation MKFIVWLIRVLVFVLLLVLALSNTQPATLNFLAGYAWSAPLILIGLAFFVVGLLAGLVSSMPAMVRLRMENGRLKRELRVAREAPVVVEQPPMPPLI comes from the coding sequence ATGAAATTTATCGTCTGGCTGATCCGTGTGCTGGTGTTCGTGCTCCTGCTGGTGCTCGCGCTCTCCAATACGCAACCTGCTACGCTGAATTTCCTCGCCGGCTACGCGTGGTCGGCGCCTTTGATCCTGATCGGCCTCGCGTTCTTCGTGGTGGGGCTGCTGGCCGGACTGGTGTCGTCGATGCCGGCGATGGTGCGCCTGCGCATGGAGAATGGCCGGCTCAAGCGCGAGTTGCGTGTGGCGCGCGAAGCCCCGGTCGTGGTCGAACAACCGCCCATGCCGCCGCTGATCTAA
- the aroA gene encoding 3-phosphoshikimate 1-carboxyvinyltransferase — protein sequence MEFLDLGPFSRASGTVRLPGSKSISNRVLLLAALAEGETTITNLLDSDDTRVMLDALEKLGVRLKREGDTCVVTGTRGAFTARTADLFLGNAGTAVRPLTAALAVNGGDYRIHGVPRMHERPIGDLVDGLRQLGAKVDYEENEGYPPLRIRPAQITADAPIRVRGDVSSQFLTSLLMTLPLLRTESGVTVVQVDGELISKPYIEITIKLMERFGIKVERHEWHRFVVPAGQRYQSPGTIMVEGDASSASYFLAAGALGGGPLRVEGVGRSSIQGDVGFADALIKMGANLQMGDDWIEVRGVGNDNGKLDPIDMDFNLIPDAAMTIAVAALFADGTTTLRNIASWRVKETDRIAAMATELRKVGAKVQEGEDFLVVTPPEKLIPNASIDTYDDHRMAMCFSLVSLGGVPIRINDPKCVGKTFPDYFERFTALAQP from the coding sequence ATGGAATTCCTCGATCTCGGACCATTCTCTCGTGCGTCCGGCACGGTTCGTTTGCCCGGCTCGAAAAGCATTTCGAATCGTGTGCTGCTGCTCGCGGCGCTCGCCGAAGGCGAAACGACGATCACGAATCTGCTCGACTCCGACGACACCCGCGTGATGCTCGACGCGCTTGAAAAGCTCGGCGTGCGTCTGAAGCGCGAGGGCGACACTTGTGTCGTGACCGGTACGCGTGGCGCGTTTACAGCACGCACCGCCGATCTGTTCCTCGGCAATGCCGGCACGGCGGTGCGTCCGCTGACCGCGGCGCTCGCGGTGAACGGCGGCGATTATCGTATTCACGGCGTGCCGCGCATGCACGAACGGCCGATCGGCGATCTGGTCGACGGCTTGCGCCAGCTTGGCGCGAAAGTCGACTATGAAGAGAACGAAGGTTATCCGCCGCTGCGGATTCGCCCGGCGCAAATCACGGCCGACGCGCCGATCCGCGTGCGTGGCGACGTGTCGAGCCAGTTCCTGACTTCACTGCTGATGACCTTGCCGCTGCTGCGCACGGAAAGCGGCGTAACCGTCGTGCAGGTGGACGGCGAGCTGATCTCGAAGCCGTACATCGAGATCACGATCAAGCTGATGGAGCGTTTCGGCATCAAGGTCGAGCGCCATGAATGGCATCGCTTCGTCGTGCCGGCGGGGCAGCGCTATCAGTCGCCGGGCACCATCATGGTGGAAGGCGATGCATCGTCGGCGTCGTATTTCCTCGCGGCCGGCGCGCTCGGCGGCGGACCGCTACGAGTGGAAGGCGTGGGCCGCTCCAGCATCCAGGGCGACGTCGGCTTTGCCGATGCGCTGATCAAGATGGGCGCGAACCTGCAGATGGGCGACGACTGGATCGAAGTGCGCGGAGTCGGCAACGACAACGGCAAGCTCGATCCGATCGACATGGACTTCAACCTGATTCCCGATGCCGCCATGACGATCGCCGTTGCCGCGCTGTTCGCGGACGGCACGACCACGCTGCGCAATATTGCCAGTTGGCGTGTGAAGGAAACCGACCGGATCGCCGCGATGGCCACCGAGTTGCGCAAGGTCGGCGCGAAAGTGCAGGAGGGTGAGGATTTCCTCGTCGTCACGCCGCCTGAAAAATTGATTCCGAACGCCTCGATCGACACTTACGACGATCACCGCATGGCGATGTGCTTCTCGCTCGTGAGCTTGGGCGGCGTGCCGATCCGGATCAACGACCCGAAGTGCGTCGGCAAGACGTTCCCCGATTATTTCGAGCGCTTCACCGCGCTCGCTCAACCCTGA
- a CDS encoding DUF2059 domain-containing protein has protein sequence MQKRFKQLMLLAALVPTFAMAQALQSQAPAAPAAAAAAPVDPAKQAAIKDLLDAIDAQKLVGAIGNSAQMQAKQLVPAILSDALSENKTMTDKQKQASVPTLQKNAVPKLVDGAGQVFATDAFRQDAMQAQYDAYAKYYSTSEIKDLTTFYKSPTGRKFIQVQDQVGRDVVNGLMQKYMPQSIKATRDQADKEVASVKPAK, from the coding sequence ATGCAAAAACGATTCAAACAACTGATGTTGCTGGCTGCTCTCGTGCCGACCTTCGCTATGGCTCAAGCGCTTCAGAGCCAGGCCCCGGCGGCTCCGGCTGCTGCCGCTGCAGCACCGGTTGATCCGGCCAAGCAGGCTGCAATCAAGGACCTGCTGGACGCAATCGATGCACAAAAGCTGGTTGGCGCAATCGGCAACAGCGCCCAGATGCAAGCCAAGCAGCTGGTTCCGGCGATCCTGTCGGACGCCCTGAGCGAAAACAAGACGATGACGGACAAGCAGAAGCAGGCTTCAGTCCCGACGCTGCAAAAGAACGCTGTGCCGAAGCTGGTTGACGGCGCAGGCCAGGTGTTCGCAACGGACGCTTTCCGTCAAGACGCCATGCAAGCTCAGTACGACGCTTACGCGAAGTACTACAGCACGTCGGAAATCAAGGATCTGACCACGTTCTACAAGAGCCCGACCGGCCGCAAGTTCATCCAGGTGCAAGACCAGGTTGGCCGCGACGTCGTGAATGGCTTGATGCAAAAGTACATGCCGCAATCGATCAAGGCAACGCGCGACCAGGCTGACAAGGAAGTCGCTTCGGTCAAGCCGGCTAAATAA
- a CDS encoding integration host factor subunit beta — protein MTKSELVAQLATRFPQLVLKDADFAVKTMLDAMSEALANGHRIEIRGFGSFGLNRRPSRVGRNPKSGEKVLVPEKYVPHFKPGKELRERVDRRSGEPLKADEPDDDDL, from the coding sequence ATGACCAAATCGGAATTGGTCGCCCAGCTGGCTACGCGATTTCCGCAACTTGTACTTAAAGATGCGGATTTTGCGGTGAAGACGATGCTTGATGCGATGTCGGAGGCGCTTGCCAACGGTCATCGGATTGAAATTCGCGGCTTCGGCAGCTTCGGCCTTAATCGTCGTCCGTCCCGCGTCGGGCGTAATCCGAAGTCAGGCGAGAAGGTGCTGGTACCTGAGAAGTATGTACCGCACTTCAAGCCGGGCAAGGAATTGCGCGAGCGGGTAGACCGACGTTCGGGCGAGCCGTTGAAGGCCGATGAGCCGGATGACGACGACCTGTAA
- the rpsA gene encoding 30S ribosomal protein S1 yields the protein MQILIFMSDLQTSNPNTESFAALFEESLTKQDMRAGEVISAEVVRVDHNFVVVNAGLKSEAYIPLEEFLNDAGEVEVQAGDFVSVAIDALENGYGDTILSRDKAKRLASWLSLEKALDNNELVTGTITGKVKGGMTVMVNGIRAFLPGSLVDTRPVKDTTPYEGKTLEFRVIKLDRKRNNVVLSRRAVIEATQGEERAKLLETLKEGAIVEGVVKNITDYGAFVDLGGIDGLLHITDIAWRRVRHPSEVLSVGQEVTAKILKFDQEKNRVSLGIKQLGDDPWEGISRRYPSGTRLFGKVTNITDYGAFVEVESGIEGLVHVSEMDWTNKNVAPSKVVQLGDEVEVMVLEIDEDRRRISLGMKQCKPNPWDDFSRNFKKGDKLQGAIKSITDFGVFIGLPGGIDGLVHLSDLSWSETGEEAVRKYKKGDEVEAIVLGIDVEKERISLGIKQLEGDPFSNFVAMNDKGSIVDGVVKTVDAKGAVVQLSAEVEGYLRASELSQDRVEDARNVLKEGDKVNAMIINIDRKSRGINLSIKAKDSAEQQEAIRGLASSDSSSAATGTTNLGALLKAKLDGQNQ from the coding sequence ATGCAAATTTTGATTTTTATGTCCGACCTGCAAACTTCCAACCCGAATACCGAATCTTTTGCGGCTCTGTTCGAAGAGTCGCTGACCAAGCAAGACATGCGCGCCGGCGAAGTGATCTCCGCCGAAGTCGTGCGTGTTGACCACAACTTCGTGGTCGTCAACGCTGGTCTCAAGTCCGAAGCCTACATCCCGCTCGAAGAGTTCCTGAACGACGCGGGCGAGGTAGAAGTGCAGGCGGGCGACTTCGTTTCCGTCGCGATCGACGCGCTGGAAAACGGCTATGGCGACACGATCCTGTCGCGCGACAAGGCGAAGCGCCTCGCTTCGTGGCTGTCGCTGGAAAAGGCTCTCGACAACAACGAACTCGTGACCGGCACGATCACGGGCAAGGTCAAGGGCGGCATGACCGTCATGGTCAACGGCATCCGCGCGTTCCTGCCGGGTTCGCTGGTTGACACGCGTCCGGTCAAGGACACGACCCCGTACGAAGGCAAGACGCTGGAATTCCGCGTCATCAAGCTCGACCGCAAGCGTAACAACGTCGTGCTGTCGCGCCGTGCCGTGATCGAAGCTACCCAGGGCGAAGAGCGCGCAAAGCTGCTCGAAACGCTGAAGGAAGGCGCGATCGTGGAAGGCGTGGTGAAGAACATCACCGATTACGGCGCGTTCGTGGACCTCGGCGGTATCGACGGCCTGCTGCACATCACCGACATCGCATGGCGCCGTGTGCGTCACCCGAGCGAAGTTCTGTCGGTTGGCCAGGAAGTCACCGCGAAGATCCTCAAGTTCGACCAAGAGAAGAACCGCGTTTCGCTGGGTATCAAGCAACTGGGCGACGATCCGTGGGAAGGCATTTCCCGCCGTTACCCGTCGGGCACGCGCCTGTTCGGTAAGGTCACCAACATCACCGACTACGGCGCATTCGTCGAAGTCGAATCGGGCATCGAAGGCCTGGTTCACGTGTCGGAAATGGACTGGACGAACAAGAACGTTGCACCGTCGAAGGTTGTGCAGCTGGGCGACGAAGTCGAAGTCATGGTTCTGGAAATCGACGAAGACCGCCGCCGTATCAGCCTCGGCATGAAGCAATGCAAGCCGAACCCGTGGGACGACTTCAGCCGCAACTTCAAGAAGGGCGACAAGCTGCAAGGCGCAATCAAGTCGATCACCGACTTCGGCGTCTTCATCGGTCTGCCGGGCGGCATCGACGGTCTGGTTCACCTGTCGGATCTGTCGTGGTCGGAAACGGGCGAAGAAGCAGTTCGCAAGTACAAGAAGGGCGACGAAGTGGAAGCGATTGTTCTCGGCATCGACGTCGAGAAGGAACGCATTTCGCTGGGTATCAAGCAGCTCGAAGGCGACCCGTTCAGCAACTTCGTTGCAATGAACGACAAGGGTTCGATCGTCGACGGCGTGGTCAAGACGGTAGATGCGAAGGGTGCAGTGGTTCAGCTGTCGGCGGAAGTCGAAGGCTATCTGCGCGCTTCGGAACTGTCGCAAGACCGCGTGGAAGATGCTCGCAACGTGCTGAAGGAAGGCGACAAGGTCAACGCGATGATCATCAACATCGATCGCAAGTCGCGTGGCATCAACCTGTCGATCAAGGCCAAGGATTCGGCTGAGCAACAGGAAGCGATCCGCGGCCTGGCTTCGTCGGATTCGAGCTCGGCTGCTACCGGCACGACGAACCTCGGCGCGCTGCTGAAGGCCAAGCTCGACGGTCAGAACCAGTAA
- a CDS encoding prephenate dehydrogenase: MTDVAAFSFNKLVIFGVGLIGGSLSRALRERGEQSEATGARTVIGVGRSSASTARALELGLIDQSAALADDAALRAALSGADIVLLAAPVAQTQALLERIVPFLDAGTIVTDAGSTKSDVVASARAALGVRIGQFVPGHPIAGREASGPDAALPDLYVNRNVVLCPLPENPPEAVERVAAMWRATGACVRDMTPEQHDRVLASVSHLPHVLSFALVEQILNSPDAALKFSFAAGGFRDFTRIAASSPEMWRDVCVANRAALLDELDAYTAVLARLRAAIEAADGAALEAVFTRSRVARSEWQEQRTAGAALGDASK; the protein is encoded by the coding sequence GTGACCGACGTGGCCGCGTTTTCTTTTAACAAGTTGGTGATTTTCGGTGTCGGCCTGATCGGCGGATCGCTCTCGCGCGCGCTGCGTGAGCGGGGTGAGCAGAGTGAGGCGACGGGCGCGCGCACCGTGATCGGCGTCGGGCGTTCGTCCGCGTCGACGGCGCGCGCGTTGGAATTGGGCCTGATCGATCAATCGGCGGCGTTGGCCGACGATGCTGCGTTGCGTGCCGCGCTCTCCGGCGCGGATATCGTGCTGCTTGCCGCGCCCGTTGCGCAGACACAAGCGCTGCTCGAGCGCATTGTGCCGTTTCTCGACGCAGGCACGATTGTCACCGATGCCGGCAGCACCAAATCCGACGTGGTTGCATCCGCACGCGCGGCGCTCGGCGTGCGCATCGGCCAGTTCGTGCCGGGGCATCCGATTGCCGGCCGTGAAGCGAGCGGCCCGGATGCCGCGTTGCCTGATCTGTACGTGAATCGCAATGTCGTGCTGTGCCCGCTGCCGGAGAACCCGCCGGAAGCGGTCGAGCGCGTTGCCGCGATGTGGCGCGCAACCGGCGCCTGCGTGCGGGACATGACGCCTGAACAGCATGACCGGGTGCTCGCATCGGTCAGCCATCTGCCGCACGTTTTGTCTTTCGCGCTGGTCGAGCAGATTCTCAATTCGCCCGACGCTGCGCTGAAATTCTCGTTCGCTGCCGGCGGTTTCCGCGACTTCACGCGCATCGCCGCGTCGAGCCCGGAAATGTGGCGCGACGTGTGCGTGGCGAACCGCGCCGCGTTGCTCGACGAACTCGATGCGTACACGGCGGTGCTCGCACGCCTGCGCGCGGCGATCGAAGCCGCCGATGGCGCCGCACTCGAAGCCGTGTTCACGCGTTCGCGAGTCGCGCGCAGCGAATGGCAGGAGCAGCGCACCGCCGGGGCAGCCCTCGGCGACGCTTCGAAATAA
- the serC gene encoding 3-phosphoserine/phosphohydroxythreonine transaminase: MPEEVLRQAADEMLDWQGSGMSVMEMSHRGKEFMSIHEEALVDLRELLEVPASHRILFLQGGGLGENAIVPMNLMGAKARADFIVTGSWSQKSFKEAQKYGAAHLAASGQTAEGFTRAPARSEWQLSDDPAYVHLCTNETIHGVETFEIPELGNIPLVADASSHILSRPMDIAKYGVLFGGAQKNIGMAGVTVVIVREDMLDRAQAICPSAFEWKTVAENNSMYNTPPTYAIYVAGLVFKWLKKQGGLTAMEARNLEKSKLLYDAIDSSSFYLNKVERGSRSRMNVPFFLADESRNEDFLAGAKARGMVQLKGHKSVGGMRASIYNAVPLEGVKALVEYMKEFEQRSA, translated from the coding sequence ATGCCCGAAGAAGTGCTGCGTCAGGCAGCCGACGAAATGCTCGATTGGCAGGGCAGCGGCATGAGCGTGATGGAAATGAGCCACCGCGGCAAAGAATTCATGTCGATCCATGAGGAAGCGCTCGTCGATCTGCGTGAGTTGCTCGAGGTGCCCGCCAGCCATCGCATCCTGTTTCTGCAAGGCGGCGGTCTGGGCGAAAACGCCATCGTGCCGATGAACCTGATGGGTGCGAAAGCGCGCGCGGATTTCATCGTGACGGGTTCGTGGTCGCAGAAGTCGTTCAAGGAAGCGCAAAAGTACGGTGCGGCACATCTTGCGGCGAGCGGCCAGACGGCCGAAGGCTTCACGCGCGCGCCGGCACGCTCGGAATGGCAACTGTCGGACGATCCGGCCTACGTGCATCTGTGCACCAACGAGACCATTCACGGTGTCGAGACGTTCGAAATTCCCGAGCTTGGCAATATTCCGCTGGTGGCGGACGCCTCGTCGCACATCCTGTCGCGCCCGATGGATATCGCCAAATACGGCGTGCTGTTCGGTGGTGCGCAGAAGAACATCGGCATGGCTGGTGTGACGGTCGTGATCGTGCGCGAAGACATGCTGGATCGCGCGCAAGCGATCTGCCCGTCGGCGTTTGAATGGAAAACCGTCGCCGAAAACAATTCGATGTACAACACGCCGCCCACGTACGCGATTTACGTCGCGGGGCTGGTGTTCAAGTGGTTGAAGAAGCAGGGCGGCCTTACCGCGATGGAAGCGCGTAACCTCGAAAAATCGAAGCTGTTGTACGACGCGATCGATTCGAGCAGCTTCTATCTGAACAAGGTCGAACGTGGCTCGCGCTCGCGGATGAACGTACCGTTTTTCCTCGCCGACGAGTCGCGCAACGAAGATTTCCTGGCCGGCGCGAAAGCGCGGGGAATGGTGCAGCTAAAGGGCCACAAGTCCGTCGGCGGCATGCGGGCGTCGATTTATAACGCTGTCCCGCTCGAAGGCGTCAAAGCGCTTGTCGAATACATGAAGGAATTCGAACAGCGCAGCGCCTGA
- the hisC gene encoding histidinol-phosphate transaminase yields MTTSFGPSYVRAIAPYIAGKPISEVAREFGLDEATIVKLASNENPLGMPESAQRAMAQAASELGRYPDANAFELKAALSERYGVPADWVTLGNGSNDILEIAAHALVEKGQSIVYAQYSFAVYALATQGVGARAIVVPAVRYGHDLDAMLAAITDDTRLIFVANPNNPTGTFIEGAKLEAFLDKVPRNVVVVLDEAYTEYLPEEKRYDSIAWVRRYPNLLVSRTFSKAFGLAGLRVGFAIAQPELTDLLNRLRQPFNVNTLAQAAAIAALNDKAFLEKSAALNAQGYRRLTEAFDKLGLEYVPSDGNFVLVRVGNDDAAGNRVNLELLKRGVIVRPVGNYGLPQWLRITIGLPEENEAFLAALEKTLAAA; encoded by the coding sequence ATGACAACGTCCTTCGGCCCTTCCTATGTGCGCGCGATTGCGCCTTACATCGCCGGCAAGCCGATCTCGGAAGTGGCTCGCGAGTTCGGCCTCGACGAAGCGACCATCGTGAAGCTGGCGTCGAACGAAAATCCGCTGGGCATGCCGGAGTCGGCGCAACGCGCCATGGCGCAAGCGGCCAGCGAACTTGGCCGCTATCCGGACGCGAATGCATTCGAACTGAAGGCCGCGCTGAGTGAGCGTTACGGCGTGCCGGCCGACTGGGTCACGCTTGGCAACGGCAGCAACGACATTCTCGAAATTGCCGCGCACGCGCTCGTCGAGAAGGGGCAATCGATCGTCTACGCCCAGTACTCGTTCGCGGTGTACGCGCTCGCCACGCAAGGTGTGGGCGCGCGGGCGATCGTCGTACCGGCCGTCAGATACGGCCACGACCTCGACGCGATGCTCGCCGCGATCACCGACGACACCCGCCTGATTTTCGTCGCCAATCCGAACAACCCGACCGGCACGTTCATCGAAGGCGCGAAGCTCGAAGCGTTTCTCGACAAGGTGCCGCGCAACGTAGTCGTCGTGCTTGACGAGGCATACACGGAATATCTGCCGGAAGAAAAGCGCTACGACTCGATCGCATGGGTGCGTCGTTATCCCAATTTGCTGGTGTCGCGCACCTTCTCGAAGGCGTTCGGTCTGGCCGGATTGCGGGTCGGCTTCGCCATCGCACAGCCCGAATTGACCGACTTGCTGAACCGTCTGCGTCAGCCGTTCAATGTGAACACGCTGGCGCAAGCCGCGGCGATCGCGGCGCTGAACGACAAGGCATTTCTGGAAAAGAGCGCGGCCTTGAATGCGCAGGGCTATCGCCGTCTGACCGAGGCGTTCGACAAACTCGGTCTCGAATATGTACCGTCGGACGGCAACTTCGTGCTGGTGCGCGTCGGTAACGACGACGCAGCCGGCAACCGCGTCAACCTCGAGCTGTTGAAGCGGGGCGTGATCGTTCGTCCGGTCGGCAACTACGGTTTGCCGCAATGGCTGCGCATCACGATCGGCCTGCCGGAAGAAAACGAAGCATTCCTCGCGGCGCTCGAAAAGACGCTTGCCGCCGCGTAA